A single region of the Phycisphaerae bacterium RAS1 genome encodes:
- the pstA gene encoding Phosphate transport system permease protein PstA gives MSVAAARTDALYAPRLGLRRVIGFLFALLCAALSLVAVLVLMLLLGQVLREGWALLRPEFLRAYPSNLNPERAGIRSALLGTIWLMALTALIAVPVGVGAAVYLNEYSRPSRINRFIQLNIANLAGVPSIVYGMLGLALFVRWMHLGQSVLAGALTMTLLILPVIIIASREALAAVPGTLREAAFGLGATRWQTVRHHVLPAALPGIMTGTILALSRAIGETAPLILIGAVSFVRYVPGGELSDYAPTLGGLWDWFSTALGDGFTVLPLQIYNWTERPQPIFHELAASSIIVLLGILLSMNAVAAGIRAWQQTRKL, from the coding sequence ATGAGCGTCGCCGCCGCCCGAACCGACGCGCTCTACGCCCCGCGGCTCGGCCTGCGACGCGTCATCGGCTTCCTCTTCGCCCTGCTGTGCGCCGCGCTGAGCCTGGTGGCCGTCCTGGTGCTAATGCTGCTCCTCGGGCAGGTGCTGCGCGAAGGCTGGGCGCTGCTGCGGCCCGAGTTTCTGCGGGCCTATCCCTCGAACCTCAACCCGGAACGAGCCGGCATCCGCAGCGCGCTCCTGGGCACGATCTGGCTGATGGCCCTGACCGCCCTGATCGCGGTGCCGGTGGGAGTCGGCGCGGCCGTCTACCTCAACGAGTATTCCCGCCCGTCGCGGATCAACCGCTTCATTCAACTCAACATCGCCAATCTCGCCGGCGTGCCCTCGATCGTCTACGGCATGCTCGGCCTGGCGCTCTTTGTCCGCTGGATGCACCTGGGTCAGAGCGTGCTGGCAGGCGCGCTGACCATGACGCTGCTCATCCTTCCGGTCATCATCATCGCCAGCCGCGAGGCGCTCGCCGCCGTTCCGGGCACGCTGCGCGAGGCCGCCTTCGGCCTGGGCGCCACGCGCTGGCAGACCGTGCGGCATCACGTGCTGCCGGCGGCCCTGCCGGGCATTATGACCGGCACGATCCTCGCGCTCTCGCGGGCCATCGGCGAGACCGCTCCGCTGATTCTCATCGGCGCCGTCAGCTTCGTGCGCTACGTGCCCGGCGGCGAGCTGAGCGATTACGCCCCGACCCTCGGCGGACTGTGGGATTGGTTCTCCACCGCGCTGGGCGACGGGTTTACGGTCCTGCCGCTCCAGATTTACAACTGGACCGAACGCCCGCAGCCGATCTTCCACGAGCTCGCCGCATCCAGCATCATCGTGTTGCTCGGTATACTCTTGTCCATGAACGCCGTCGCGGCGGGAATTCGAGCATGGCAGCAGACGCGGAAGCTGTGA
- the pstC gene encoding Phosphate transport system permease protein PstC, with product MTRALQKIREGGIRGFLIACALLSVLTTAGIIWVLVSESAPFFAAVPLREYALGLKWEPLLDPRKFGLLPLVCGTVLVAGGALLVGVPIGLATAIFMSEYAPGWLRQIAKPVLEILAGIPSVVYGYFALLFVTPFILRPLIPSTEVFNAASAAIVVGVMIIPTIASLGDDALRAVPRTLREAAYALAATRLEVSTRVVLPGALSGVVAACLLALARAIGETMAVALAAGMRPRLTGNPFESVQTMTGYIVQVSMGDTPRGTIEYQTIFAVGLSLFLITLIVNLVAQRVLRRFREAYE from the coding sequence ATGACGCGCGCCTTGCAGAAAATCAGGGAAGGCGGCATCCGCGGGTTCCTGATCGCCTGCGCGCTGCTGTCCGTGCTGACGACCGCCGGAATCATCTGGGTGCTCGTCAGCGAATCGGCGCCCTTCTTCGCAGCGGTCCCGCTGCGCGAATACGCGCTCGGCTTGAAGTGGGAGCCGCTGCTGGACCCGCGGAAATTCGGCCTGCTGCCGCTGGTGTGCGGCACGGTCCTGGTGGCGGGCGGGGCGCTGCTGGTGGGCGTGCCGATCGGATTGGCGACCGCGATTTTCATGAGCGAGTACGCCCCCGGCTGGCTGCGGCAGATCGCCAAGCCCGTGCTCGAAATCCTGGCCGGCATTCCCAGCGTGGTCTACGGCTATTTCGCCCTGCTCTTCGTCACGCCCTTCATCCTGCGGCCGCTCATTCCGTCCACCGAGGTCTTCAACGCCGCCAGCGCCGCAATCGTGGTCGGGGTCATGATCATCCCGACGATCGCGTCGCTCGGCGATGACGCGCTGCGGGCCGTGCCGCGGACGCTGCGCGAGGCGGCCTATGCCCTGGCGGCGACGCGCCTGGAGGTATCGACGCGCGTCGTCCTGCCCGGCGCCCTATCCGGCGTGGTGGCGGCCTGCCTGCTGGCGCTGGCGCGGGCGATCGGCGAGACAATGGCGGTGGCGCTGGCGGCCGGCATGCGGCCGCGCCTGACCGGCAACCCCTTCGAGAGCGTTCAGACTATGACCGGCTACATCGTGCAGGTCAGCATGGGCGATACGCCGCGCGGCACCATCGAATACCAGACGATCTTCGCGGTCGGCCTCTCGCTGTTTCTGATCACGCTCATAGTCAATCTGGTCGCGCAGCGCGTGCTGCGCCGATTCCGGGAGGCGTACGAATGA
- the pstS gene encoding Phosphate-binding protein PstS precursor, with amino-acid sequence MFFFRTRPPHRQTAVDARLRRGLALLFTSALLGRSADAQSGARLRGHVRIDGSSTVEPIMGAAAELFGDVHPRVRVTVGKSGTGGGFKKFTDDRHDLRIDIAAASRPIKPAELERAKKVGQAFVELPVAYDGLAVVVHPSNDFCDDLTIDELKRIWAPGSSVNNWKDVRRGFPDRPLRLYGPGHDSGTFDYFVETVVGKARASRSDYMQSEDDHVLVQGVAGDPGALGYFGFAYYEENRERLKALAIDSGDGTRVAPSVEAIRTNRYHPLSRPLLIYVGADAAARPDVRAFVQYFFTHAPQIVEHPRVGYVALPAEIYEAAWRRFDQRVTGSLFSAPGAASKPLVDLYLRPGLQVK; translated from the coding sequence ATGTTTTTCTTCCGCACGCGGCCCCCGCACCGACAGACCGCGGTCGACGCTCGGCTGCGTCGCGGACTTGCGCTGCTTTTCACAAGTGCGCTCCTGGGCCGAAGCGCCGATGCGCAATCCGGCGCGCGGCTTCGCGGGCACGTGCGCATCGACGGCTCCAGCACGGTCGAGCCGATCATGGGCGCCGCCGCGGAGCTTTTCGGCGACGTTCATCCGCGGGTCCGCGTCACCGTGGGAAAGTCAGGCACCGGCGGAGGGTTCAAGAAATTCACCGACGACCGTCACGACCTGCGGATCGATATCGCCGCGGCGTCGCGGCCGATCAAGCCGGCCGAATTGGAGCGGGCGAAAAAGGTGGGCCAGGCATTCGTTGAACTCCCGGTGGCCTACGACGGCCTGGCGGTGGTGGTGCACCCATCCAACGACTTCTGCGACGACCTGACGATTGACGAGTTGAAACGCATCTGGGCGCCGGGCAGCAGCGTCAACAACTGGAAGGACGTGCGCCGCGGCTTTCCGGACCGTCCGCTGCGCCTTTACGGCCCGGGGCACGACAGCGGCACGTTTGACTACTTCGTCGAGACAGTGGTCGGCAAGGCGCGCGCCTCGCGCAGCGACTACATGCAGAGCGAGGACGATCATGTGCTCGTGCAGGGCGTCGCAGGCGACCCGGGCGCGCTGGGCTATTTCGGCTTCGCCTACTACGAGGAAAACCGCGAGCGGCTCAAGGCGCTCGCCATCGACAGCGGCGACGGGACGCGCGTCGCCCCCAGCGTCGAGGCCATTCGCACAAACCGCTATCACCCGCTGTCGCGCCCCCTGCTGATCTACGTCGGCGCGGACGCCGCCGCACGCCCCGACGTCCGCGCGTTCGTTCAATATTTCTTCACGCACGCGCCGCAGATCGTCGAGCACCCGCGCGTCGGCTACGTCGCCCTGCCGGCTGAGATTTACGAGGCCGCCTGGCGCCGTTTTGATCAGCGCGTCACCGGCTCGCTCTTCTCGGCGCCGGGCGCGGCGTCAAAACCACTGGTTGACCTGTACCTCCGCCCGGGACTCCAAGTGAAATGA
- a CDS encoding nicotinamidase/pyrazinamidase, producing MNSLASSDVLIDICTQRDYLSPGGACLASNADDVARNVRHLMALARWAHAPTLSCVDVHRVDEMRGLPRPHCIVGTLGQKKLGCTMLPDHAVIDCDNRLCVPLDVLALHQQVILSKHHRDPFTNPKFDRLLTEMPAGRFIIFGVALEASLKLLSLGLLLRGRRVALIHDACAYWNASDADMAIRQLAAKGCDILSTSQWVTQSRAAQSRRRKRPAA from the coding sequence GTGAACAGTCTGGCCAGCTCCGACGTTCTTATCGACATTTGCACGCAACGTGACTATCTCTCGCCCGGCGGCGCCTGTCTGGCGAGCAACGCCGACGACGTGGCCCGCAACGTCCGCCACCTGATGGCCCTGGCGCGCTGGGCGCACGCGCCGACGCTCTCCTGCGTCGACGTTCACCGCGTCGACGAGATGCGCGGCCTGCCGCGGCCGCACTGCATCGTCGGCACGCTCGGACAGAAGAAGCTCGGCTGCACGATGCTGCCGGATCATGCGGTCATCGACTGCGACAATCGCCTGTGCGTGCCGCTGGACGTGCTCGCCCTGCACCAGCAGGTCATTCTCAGCAAGCACCACCGCGACCCATTCACCAATCCGAAGTTCGACCGGCTGCTGACCGAGATGCCCGCCGGCCGGTTCATCATCTTCGGCGTCGCGCTCGAAGCGTCGCTCAAGCTGCTCTCACTCGGACTGCTGTTGCGCGGCCGGCGCGTCGCGCTGATTCACGACGCGTGCGCCTATTGGAACGCCAGCGACGCGGACATGGCCATTCGCCAGCTCGCGGCCAAGGGGTGTGACATTCTCAGCACGTCCCAGTGGGTGACGCAGTCGCGCGCCGCCCAGTCGCGCCGCCGCAAGCGCCCCGCGGCCTGA
- a CDS encoding PHP domain protein gives MTRPLVCNLHNHTPFSDGAYTIDELCEAHRALRDVTVESLGICDHLFCTPSSREVKNEREFERVFVAEARAYVREVLAARGRWAGKMTIYCGVELNWPMNRGFLDLIKTHLEGVDYVLFEYVDWAGLTQLANQVRRWPCPVGLAHAAVEKQFPATSHDQIVRTLANARIFYEINSKFLPLADGDPWYTTLPGHRVPISLGTDTHDDLSCLNDLAVMHDFAQRHGLGGKFFVPTIRQQAALSA, from the coding sequence ATGACGCGTCCCCTGGTGTGCAACCTGCACAACCACACGCCGTTTTCTGACGGGGCCTACACGATCGACGAACTCTGCGAGGCGCACCGCGCGCTGCGCGACGTGACGGTCGAGAGTCTGGGCATCTGCGACCATCTCTTCTGCACGCCCTCGTCGCGCGAAGTGAAGAACGAACGCGAGTTTGAGCGCGTCTTCGTCGCCGAGGCGCGCGCCTACGTCCGCGAGGTCCTCGCCGCCCGCGGCCGCTGGGCCGGCAAGATGACCATCTACTGCGGCGTCGAGTTGAACTGGCCGATGAACCGCGGCTTTCTGGACCTGATCAAGACGCACCTTGAAGGCGTGGATTACGTGCTGTTTGAGTATGTGGACTGGGCCGGCCTGACGCAGCTCGCCAACCAGGTCCGCCGCTGGCCCTGCCCGGTGGGCCTGGCTCACGCGGCCGTGGAAAAGCAGTTCCCCGCCACCTCGCACGACCAGATCGTGCGGACGCTCGCCAACGCCCGGATCTTCTACGAGATCAACTCGAAGTTCCTGCCGCTGGCCGACGGCGACCCGTGGTACACGACGCTGCCGGGCCACCGCGTGCCGATTTCGCTCGGCACGGACACCCACGACGACCTGAGCTGCCTGAACGACCTGGCGGTCATGCATGATTTTGCCCAGCGCCACGGTCTGGGCGGAAAGTTCTTCGTCCCCACGATTCGCCAGCAGGCCGCCCTGAGCGCATGA
- the mshA gene encoding D-inositol 3-phosphate glycosyltransferase: protein MLTHHWLVRPRGGERVLAALCELLPRAPIYTLVHDAAALGGEWPVIHTSWLQRFPGARRHYPKLLPLMNWAARRVRLPPVDLVVCSDAAIAKAMRTDPRSTLICYCHSPMRYAWDPPISIEYARTLPLPLRPLWPLVTRAVRRADFAAARRVDQFVANSRHVAERIRRWYGRESVVVHPPVDVPEEPFISPGRDSFYLCVGYHVPYKRLDLAIAACQKLGRRLVIIGDGPDVRRFEARRARDPQAALNVTLLGWQSPESIGDYYRRAAGLLFPGEEDFGIVPVEAMAHGCPVIAFGVGGATETVVPGVTGVLFQEPSATGLADAMLSAERMRFDPVAMHAHAGRFSKARFLAAMGRVCREVLERGGGGVRVSG from the coding sequence GTGCTCACGCATCACTGGCTGGTCCGCCCGCGCGGCGGCGAGCGCGTGCTTGCGGCGCTGTGCGAATTGCTGCCGCGGGCGCCGATTTACACGCTGGTCCACGACGCCGCCGCACTCGGCGGTGAATGGCCGGTGATTCACACGTCCTGGCTGCAGCGCTTTCCCGGCGCCCGGCGTCACTACCCGAAACTGCTGCCGCTGATGAACTGGGCGGCGCGACGCGTCCGCCTGCCGCCGGTGGACCTTGTGGTCTGTTCCGACGCGGCGATCGCGAAGGCCATGCGGACCGACCCGCGCAGCACGCTCATCTGCTACTGCCACTCGCCCATGCGCTACGCCTGGGACCCGCCCATCAGCATCGAATATGCCCGCACGCTCCCGCTGCCGCTGCGGCCGCTCTGGCCGCTGGTGACCCGCGCCGTGCGGCGGGCGGATTTCGCCGCGGCGCGGCGCGTCGATCAGTTCGTGGCCAACTCGCGACACGTCGCCGAGCGCATCCGCCGCTGGTACGGCCGCGAAAGCGTGGTCGTGCATCCGCCGGTGGACGTGCCGGAGGAGCCGTTCATTTCGCCGGGCCGCGATTCGTTCTATCTGTGTGTCGGCTATCACGTGCCGTACAAGCGGCTGGATTTGGCGATTGCGGCCTGCCAGAAACTCGGCCGGCGCCTGGTGATCATCGGCGACGGACCGGACGTACGACGATTCGAGGCGCGCCGGGCGCGCGATCCGCAGGCGGCGCTGAACGTCACACTGCTCGGCTGGCAGTCGCCGGAGTCGATCGGCGATTACTACAGACGGGCCGCGGGGCTGCTGTTTCCCGGCGAAGAGGATTTCGGAATCGTGCCGGTCGAGGCGATGGCGCACGGCTGTCCGGTGATCGCGTTCGGCGTCGGCGGCGCGACGGAGACGGTCGTGCCGGGCGTGACAGGCGTGCTGTTTCAGGAGCCTTCTGCGACCGGATTGGCGGACGCGATGCTGTCGGCGGAGCGCATGCGATTCGATCCAGTCGCGATGCACGCGCACGCCGGGCGGTTCAGCAAGGCGCGGTTTCTGGCGGCGATGGGCCGGGTTTGCCGGGAGGTGCTCGAGCGGGGCGGCGGGGGAGTTCGGGTTTCAGGGTAG